The DNA region GTTAACAGCGTCTTGGACGACGTCAGCCTTGCCGATGTCATCTCCGGTTCCGGTTCCGGTGGTGAGGGCGGTGAGAAGGAGGTCTGCATTCCTCCCGAGCTCGAGTGGTAAACAAATCATCGGTCATTAAACAACCGTTTTGAATCAAGTATTCGTCATCTGGCCTTTTGTTTGCGGGGAGGTTTTCCAGCGGGTTGTCTGGATCCAGCCACATACTTAAGTTTTAATacttaaagttttttaaaacctAAACATTTACAACACCTATCACTTATGGTCTTATTTCAAAGGCGGTCTAATCTTAAGTTGTGTCTTATCTGCAATAAAACACTTTGCCAAATTATTTGCCGATTAATCAGGCTACTTAAGTAACGACACAGAAAGAATATTTCACTCCAAACACATAACATAGTTTAAATAATGAATAGTTATATAGATAATGTAGAATTTCATTTTGACCggagaataaataaataaatcaaaaataaaataattagttATGAAACCACTGGATTTATGAGAGCTTAAAATAGGTTTTATAAACCTAATAAAATGGATTacattttaaagcttttttaTAGAATTTTCCGAACAATGAAGGCCATATCTCGAAGGTAATGGTAATAGAAGTACCCCTAatatttttgattaaatttatcagtttgttaaatattttgatttaaatatacacATTTTTATAGAAAAAAGGTTTTTATTCGTGTATAATTCTATAAAGGGGCTACTTATTATGTATTGTGTACACCAATGGCAGTTGTATTTCCACCAACACGTGTTAATCAACCATAGGCACTTGATTTTTTCTTTGTGTACAGATAGTTTATCTCAATGGACGTATTCCTATATAAGAGGAAAGGCTTTGCTAGGCTTCGACTAGTGGATTTCGTTTGCTGGAGAGGCTAACTAGAGTGTTGTGCTTAATTAAACATGAAGTCTGTGTTCCTGATTTTACTTATCTTGGCTCTGGGCAGCTGTCAGGGTGCCGAAGTAGCCGAACCTTTGTCAGGTGAGATTTGAACCAGAGGACTAAATCTAAAGGAGTTAATAATCCTGTACGTTTTTACAGCCCAGGACCGCTCATTTTCAAGCGTGATTGTGGAGGGAATGGAGGCGTTTAGAGGAGTCCTACAAAAGGGAAGCCCAGAACATGGAATTCCCGTGATGGCCCCCATGAAGGCTGCCCAAAGGTCCTTCGAGTTCACCTCTGGAGAGTTCAGTGGAACTTTTGGAGTCGAAGACTTTGTGCTGCAGGGCCTCGATCAGTACGAGGTTAAATCAATGAAAATGGAGGTGCTCAGGAGTCGCGTAACCTTCGAGTTGCACTTTCCCAGCGTAAATGTCACCACCGATTACGACTTGGACTTGGGCAGTGGCTACCGCGTTAAGCGCACTGGTGGCGCCTTCTTTGCCCTCGAGGATCTGAACATCCAGGGCAGGATCAGCTACTCGCTGGGTGTCTTCACGTCCCAGCTGCGCGTGAAGGATATCCTGATTTACCCTACGGTGGGCAATGTCAACTCGCAGATCGAGAACCTGTCCAAGTACCGCATCTTCAACCGCAAACTGAACGAGGTCATCGAGGAGTTCGTCACCCTGACGATCAACGACAACACCGACTTCGTGGCCTCCTGGGTCAGTGAGCAGGCCACCCCCATTTGCAACGAACTGATCGGAGATCGCACTTTGGCTGATATCATTGCTATTATCACGGGAGGAAACTAATTATAATGCCCAATAAAATTAACCTATTTTCCCAATTTAAATGCGGCATTCAATTGGCGGTGGTTAAAAACGTGGGAGCCATAAACCATGTGCGATCAGTTTATTATTTTGGTCAGCAGCAGGTGAAAAACACGCAAAAACACACCACAAATTTGGTTAATCTAATCACACAGATTAAGCTTATAATAGAATTTCCTTTTGCCTAAGTTGATTAGGCCAACTAGCTGATCACGTTTTCGATTATAGATTTTTTGGGTACATTCGCAATGAAGTCACATGAATAATAAACCATTTTCTATTATTTAACGGCGTGTTTTCCCCTTTAATAGGGTGTGTAAACTAACATATCCAAAGTAGCT from Drosophila subpulchrella strain 33 F10 #4 breed RU33 chromosome 2L, RU_Dsub_v1.1 Primary Assembly, whole genome shotgun sequence includes:
- the LOC119548696 gene encoding uncharacterized protein LOC119548696, with translation MKSVFLILLILALGSCQGAEVAEPLSAQDRSFSSVIVEGMEAFRGVLQKGSPEHGIPVMAPMKAAQRSFEFTSGEFSGTFGVEDFVLQGLDQYEVKSMKMEVLRSRVTFELHFPSVNVTTDYDLDLGSGYRVKRTGGAFFALEDLNIQGRISYSLGVFTSQLRVKDILIYPTVGNVNSQIENLSKYRIFNRKLNEVIEEFVTLTINDNTDFVASWVSEQATPICNELIGDRTLADIIAIITGGN